The Rathayibacter sp. VKM Ac-2759 genome includes a region encoding these proteins:
- a CDS encoding heavy metal-associated domain-containing protein, with the protein MTDSTTPAPLPMASTCACCAPSQSAAVPPVSTKSDSATTAEFGVTGMTCSHCVGAVTEEIGGIEGVSDVRVELVVGGTSTVTVVSDRPISQGVVAAAVDEAGYVLAPTS; encoded by the coding sequence ATGACTGACTCGACTACTCCCGCTCCCCTGCCGATGGCATCGACGTGTGCGTGCTGCGCACCGTCGCAGTCCGCGGCCGTTCCGCCCGTCTCGACGAAGAGCGATTCGGCGACGACCGCGGAGTTCGGAGTCACGGGCATGACCTGCTCGCACTGCGTCGGGGCGGTGACGGAGGAGATCGGTGGCATCGAGGGCGTCTCGGACGTCCGAGTGGAGCTCGTGGTCGGCGGCACTTCCACGGTCACGGTTGTCTCGGATCGCCCGATCTCGCAGGGCGTTGTCGCTGCTGCGGTGGATGAGGCCGGGTACGTCCTCGCTCCGACGTCCTGA